The Microbacterium trichothecenolyticum sequence TAGTCGATCGCGGCTGCGGTGATGGTCTCGGCCGTGGCGCGCTTGAGCGCCTTGGCCCAGGCCTTGCGTGCGTTCGGCTTGGCGACCTTGCGCGGCCATGCGGCCCAGAACTCGTCGAACGGGTCGATGCCGTCGATGGTGTTCAGATCACCAGCAGGGGGTTTGGGGGTGTACTGAGTGTTCATCTGAATGTTCCTCTGAATGTTCTCTTCTGCTACCGCTGTCGACTGGGTAGGCGCCGGTCGAGAGCGGGTTAGGTCGCCGCTGTCAGCCAAGTAGGTTGAGGGCCTAGTAGGTTCACGGCCTACTTGGCTGACAGCGGTGTAGGTGGGGTCCACGACGATGAGATCCGAGGTGCGATAGCCACCCGCGCCGGTCCGTCGATGGCGCTCGATGATGCCCATCCGCTCGAGCGTGGAGAGCCCCTTCTGCACGAAGTCCTGCGACGCGCTGACCATGGCGGCGATGGTCTGCTGGCTGACGAAGGTCTTGTGCGTGGCGTCCAGCGTGCGATGACAGACGGCGACGAGCACGACCTTCTCGCGCATGGCGAGATGGTCTTGCGCGTACGCCCATTCCGCATCTTTGAAACCCATGTCAGACGTCGCGCTCCCGGAGCTCGTCGTCGACGGAGGGGAGGCGGCGCAGCACGACACCCTTGGCTGCGTCGACCTGATCGGCGAGGTTGGTCAGTGCTCGTGCGACCGATCGCGCGGATGTGGTGCTCATGGAGTGGGTGACCATGTTGCGGGCATCCATCAGCACGATCGGGTCGGGGCATCCGGGCTCGCCCTTGTCGAGGGTGACCATGTTGGCCACGTACTCGGGGTTCTCCCGCTCGGCATCTTCGCGGTCCCAGGCGTCAGCGAGTGACAGAAGACGGACAGCGATGGCGCGCGCCGTGCCGCGGTCGAGGCTTGGGTCGTCGAGCCGGTCGACGTAGATGCCGGCGAACACTCCCGTGTTGGGGTCCATGGCGCGGTGGATGTATTCCTCCGCGGTTTCCTGGTCGAACGGGTCCAGGTTGGGGATGGTGATGGTCTTCAAGAGTCGGCCTGCTTTCGTGTCGTGTCGATGCGCTTGGCGCGCAGTCCGCGGGTGTCGACGATGTACTCGTCTTCGTCGCGGTCGGTGATGTGAGCGAGCACCCGATCGGTGGCGGCGACGGTGATCATGTAGACAAAGCGGGGTCGGTCGCCGTAGCGCTTGTTGATCTCAAGGAACCGTTCAGCGGTTGCCAGGGAGCCCGTCCAGGCAAGTCGGTGTGCGTACTGGGGTTCGGACGCCCGGTAAAGCGTGAGTGGCGCCTGTGGGCGCTCGGCGGGCTTGCAGTCCTCCGTGTACCCCGCCGCCTGAAAAAGCTCGATCCACGTCAACTGGGTGAGCGCCCGGAAGGGTTGCTTTGCCGACGACCACACGTAGGGCACTGCTGCCGAGAGCTCGGCACCCGTCAGACGACCGGAGTAAAACCAGTCGAACAGGAGCGCCGGACCCTCGTGCGACCCGGTCCGGGTGGCGGCGCGGAGGAACGGCGACATGTTGTCAAAGTCGACGCTCAACTCGTCGCCGCCTCGGGTGCCAGGGCGCCGGTCATCACGTCGAGGACGTCGATGTCGTACACGCGGCTGAACGCGCTCAGCATCCCCAGGGTGATGTCTCGTTGGCCGTTCTCGATGCGCGAGACGGTTGATCGCGAGAGCTGCAATCCCTCGGTTGCCACGCGCTGAGTGGCCACGGTCTGCGTCATGCGGAGAGCGAGGCGAGCGCCGCGCAGTGTGCACCCGATCGTGCAGGTGTATTCCGTCTGCCTCTTCGCCACGGATCAGCCCTCCGTCATCTGGAGCAGGGCACCCGTGGGGATACCGGCGTCGGTCGCCGTTTTGTTGAGGGCGCTGACGGTGATGGTCTCACCCAGCAGTGCGGCGGCGGCTACGAGATCCGTCCCGATCTGAGCGATCTCGTCGAGAGCGAAGGCGTTGTGGTCTTCGGTCGGCACTGTGACGCGCACAACGGGCTTTCCTTCGAAACGGAACGTGTCACCGTCGACGAAAACGCTCTGCTCGATCATGACCGTGCCCACCGTGCGTTCGAAGACGATCATGTCCACCGCGGCCCGGTTGCCCTGTCCGCAGACGTCAACCCATGTCAGATCCGGGTCGGCCCAGTCCGGCCGGACCTTGCTGACCGCCTCGGAATGACCGCTCAACCACTGCTCCTGCAGCTCCTTATGCGCAGACGCCAGATCCATCAGCGCTGACGTGACCTCCCACGCGAGGTAGTTCGCGGTCCCGTCCTCGTTGGGCTCGCCATCCATCAACCACAGCCCTCCGGCGACGAAAAGGTAACCCTCGTTGACGAGATAGCAATTCGGAAAGGCCCGGCCGAACCTGCGGTAGTCGAAGTCGCCCATCTGTTCCGGCCACCATCCTGCAGGGGTGCCGGCACCGTCGGTGAACATCTGTTGTCCCGTCGCGAGGTCGTACGCGCGGATGACGTAGAAGTTATCGAGGTCATCGGGCCGCTGGACGCGAACACAGTCCCGGTCCACCCAGAGGGCATCACCCTCGGGAAGCATGGCCGGCACCGGATCGGCTGCGCGGATGTCGAAGTCCCCGGCCGCGTAGAACAAGTGACGCAGGCTCTCGTGGATGTCAGTGGTCTGGGGTACGGTATTCATGACTGATCCCTCTGCTAGCTGGTTGGTGGTTCGGTTTTCGCCCTCTGTCCCGGTTGCACCCGGGGAGAGGGCTTTCTTCTTGTTCACTTCAGACGCCCGTCAAGAAGTCGGCGATGTCTTCGGCCGTGCTGACGCGGCGACCGCCGACCAAGCGGGATCTCAGCGCCTTGGTGGACCAGAGCCAACGCACTGCTGCCTCCGTGCGCCTGATCTCCGTCGCCACTTCCGTGCAGAAGTAGACCTTGGGGATTGTGGTTGTCATAGCTCCTCCGTGGTGTGTCTTTTTGACACGTTCGAGGTGCCTGGCGTGCCACCTCGATCCGTTGCCGTGACCGTATCACGGACGTGGCGAGAAAATCCACCACGGCCCCTTAGGGTGTCGTTATGGCACACCTCGGCGAGACCGTGAACGCGCGAATCAAGCAGTTCCGCCTCATGAACGGCATCAACATGCAGGAGCTGGCGGAGAGAGCGGGTATCAGTCGGGCCGTCGTCGTCAACATCGAACGCAATCGGAAGACGGATCTCACGTTCTCGGAGCTCGTCGCGATCGCAGATGCCCTGGGTGTACCTCTCGTGGCGCTCGTCTACGAGGTAGAAAAGCCAAGAAAGGCAATCCAGGTGGGCCGCCACGAGATGGACGTGTTCAACGCCGTGCGCACCCTCGTCGGAGAGGGCGAAACGATCTGGGACATCCACGACACACCCTCGACCGACTACGTTGCGGAGGTCTTGGATGCCACTGCCAAATTAGACGAGGCTCAGACGCGGCTTTTCTCTCTCGCATCTAATCTTTTCTTCTCGGTGCTACGTGGGACTGG is a genomic window containing:
- a CDS encoding helix-turn-helix domain-containing protein, whose protein sequence is MAKRQTEYTCTIGCTLRGARLALRMTQTVATQRVATEGLQLSRSTVSRIENGQRDITLGMLSAFSRVYDIDVLDVMTGALAPEAATS
- a CDS encoding helix-turn-helix domain-containing protein, with translation MAHLGETVNARIKQFRLMNGINMQELAERAGISRAVVVNIERNRKTDLTFSELVAIADALGVPLVALVYEVEKPRKAIQVGRHEMDVFNAVRTLVGEGETIWDIHDTPSTDYVAEVLDATAKLDEAQTRLFSLASNLFFSVLRGTGIEEMVSVLLSNSYTHKSPEVQTLLNETLAEHDRASYALFLIEQIGTETQRWKEAASALRALGGEPGTFLDAQHVWQNTEILDDGIDQATP